tggctctatgcagtACAACCTGAGGACCTTGGCTGCTATatcagttccatgtagtcatggctctatgcagtACAACCTGAGGACCTTGGCTGCTGTatcagttccatgtagtcatgactctatgcAGTACAACCTGAGGACCTTGGCTGCTTGTatcagttccatgtagtcatggctctatgcagtACAACCTGAGGACCTTGGCTGCTGTatcagttccatgtagtcatgactctatgcAGTACAACCTGAGGACCTTGGCTGCTTGTatcagttccatgtagtcatggctctatgcagtACAACCTGAGGACCTTGGCTGCTTGTatcagttccatgtagtcatggctctatgcagtACAACCTGAGGACCTTGGCTGCTGTATCATATATTATCACTGCTGTATATAATTACTGTACTTGTTGTGACTAATTCATGGAGACGTAACACGAATGCCTACACCACTGAAGTAACACCATTCTTCTGGTACTATGCATCGTGtgacgtctctgtgtgtgtgtgtgggtgtgtgtgggtggggatgtgggtgtgacgtgtgtgtgtcatccataaccggttagagagagagtgtgaggcaTTGTGGCAGACAGGTCAATGGAGAGAGACTGAAGCTATGTGACTTTATGACCCTGGACAAACCAGCTCCACCAGAACACAGACACCATGACAGaatgatagagagggagggagagagatagagagagagagtttgggagggagagggagagagagagagagagagagggagagggagagggagagagagagagcgcgagagagagagagagagagagagaaagagagtttgggagggagagggagagagagagagagagagagagagagagagagagagagagagagagagagagagtgcaagagagggtggagagagatgagaagaaaAGCAGACTGTGAAccaaacacagccacacagccacacagccacacagccacaccacATGGATCCTATAGTATCTCACTGGAAGGTACAAGTCAGTTATGAATGGAGGAAAGCCACAAAGCCACTAAACCATGTCAGCACACAGACACAAGACCTATGaaacacagacagtgttgtttaTACGCAGCATTATGTGGGTCATGTTTTGTAATGTGGAGTCAGAGGTTGACTTGAGGATTCTCCAGGTCCTGTCAGACCTACAAACACACAGGAGGCATATCTGACCTCAGTGATCTTACAGAGGAGGGATTGGAAATGTTTTAAAAAGGACCAGCTTCAAAGGGTGGTGTAGAGGATCAATCAGATAAACCTGGTGAGGTATTGGAGAGTCAACCTGCAGGTCCAAGGATATGAAGGTGGCCTGCACCGCTGGCAGCAGGCTCAAATGATCACAGCCCTGGGACCTCCATCGACCCATAGCTTCCAGACCTTCaggatgtgtgtgtctgagttgTGAGCATAGAAATGTTTATATTCTATGTAAGTTAACGAACAATGAAATACATCTCATCTTATTATCATGTATTAAAGGTGCATACGCACAAGAAAAGACTCCAAACCTTCGGGCTCCAGTTTTCCTTTTCCTGCAAAGGTGGATACTTATTCAATTTTTGAACTAGACAGGAAAGTATCTCCACAGACACCTCGGGCCATGTCCATACGTACACACAACTTCTACCATTTGAAGAATTGTACTGCAAGGCAATATCATGTTTTGAAAATGTAGGTGTTTGGTGACACTTAGACATTCATTGATAACAACGCTACTAAGAACAGGAAAACATATTTAAACAGACGTGTTTGTcattggagattgcatggcagggCTTATTTATATTTCAGATTCAGATCAGATCAGCCCTTAGCACAGGCAACAACTAAGAGAACTGTGTcacagagaaagtgtgtgtgagtgtgtctgtgtctgtgtgtgtgtgtgtgagagagagagagagagagagagagagagagagagagagagagagagagagagagaaaccaagtGAGATTTGTGGAGAGAGGAAGGCTAGACTTGTTTTTCTCGTTCTTGCATATCTCCagaaggagggacagacagactggtgtAAACAGAGCaggatgtgacagtagacagaCAAGGCTGTTGGACTGGGCTGGAGGaatacacgcagacacacaccaaAAGGTACTGACAATTTCTATATGGATtataccctgtgtgtgtgtgtgtgtgtgtgtgtgtgtgtgtgtgtgtgtgtgtgtgtgtgtgtgtgtgtgagaaaggtgTGAAGACCATCATGAACAGTTTGGTGTGAGGTTAGACAGGACTGTCAGTCGTGTGTAGTTGTTGTGAATAtagacaaggggagagagagagaaagagagacagagagagagatgagcagaGTAAGGACCAGttaaaccaggggtgtcaaactcattccatggagggcctagtgtctgctgttttttgttttttttcctttcaattaaaacctagacaaccaggtgaggggagttccttactaattagtaaccttaattcatcaaccaattacaagggaggagcaaaaaatactctgccctccgtggaatgagtttgacatgtgAGTTAAAGTCAATACATTGTTAAAAGGGGCAGGGTATCTTGACAGTACCCTTTAGAGGCAGACTGTCTGATCAGAAttatagaaacatattttgacacACGGTTttctttaaaatacattttttaaatcagcctTATGGATTTCAATAGAAGAAGTCAATATCAGGAAAATAACTGTGATTATGGATTTGGTCTATGATGTCATTGCACTGAATCTGTCAGtgacccacacacagacacacatgcacacacattggaATGCTAAACAGCATTCTCACTGTCAGCTGAGGGAATGTGACAATGTGACGCACACCTCAGGCCTCttcctgttttttgttgttgtatttttatttttacagtacAGGTAGTAGAGGGATCTCCATCTTCCACTGTTTTCAGTTAATGAaactgctagaggcgtcactacagaccctggttcgatcccggggtgtatcacaaccggccgtgatcggaagtcccatagggcggcgcacaattgttccagcgttgtccgggttaggggagggtttggccggggtaggccgtaattgtaaaataagaatttgttcttaactgacttgcctagtaaaataccTCACGGTATTTCAAAAGTCAGTTATTTATGTTGTCAagggtgtatgtactgtatgtggaagAGTTTACAGGAGATATGTGAGATGAGAACTGCTACAATCTCATGTGCCATCtactgccgttgtgcccttgaccAAGGTACTTCATCCAAAAGGCAGTTTTTGTTTTACTTTCGTGCTGATGCACTTTTGACCTGACTTTCTGCAATATATTTGTAATGTCCAATGCGTTATGTATGTCTCTGTTAAGCATTGTGTTGTCATAAGACAACCGACTGTATTTCTCTTCTTAACTTTTCTACCTTTTGTATTCTGACGGGGCAGTTACACTGCTGCCCCCTGTTGGTGAGATCTGACTGGGCAGTTATACTGCTGCCCCCTGTTGGTGAGATCTGACGGGGCAGTTATACTGACTGGGCAGTTACACTGCTGCCCCCTGTTGGTGAGATCTGACTGGGCAGTTACACTGTTGCCCCCTGTTGGTGAGATCTGACTGGGCAGTTATACTGCTGCCCCCTGCTGGTGAGATCTGACTGGGCAGTTGGTGAAATCTGACTGGGCAGTTACACTGCTGCCCCCTGTTGGTGAGATCTGACTGGGCAGTTACACTGTTGCCCCCTGTTGGTGAGATCTGACTGGGCAGTTATACTGCTGCCCCCTGCTGGTGAGATCTGACTGGGCAGTTATACTGCTGCCCCCTGTTGGTGAGATCTGACTGGGCAGTTACACTGCTGTCCCCTGTTGGTGAAATCTGACTGGTCAGTTACACTGCTGCCCCCTGTTGGTGAGATCTGACTGGGCAGTTACACTGCTGCCCCCTGTTGGTGAGATCTGACTGGGCAGTTATACTGCTGTCCCCTGTTGGTGAAATCTGACTGGGCAGTTACACTGCTGCCCCCTGTTGGTGAGATCTGACTGGGCAGTTACACTGCTGCCCCCTGTTGGTGAGATCTGACTGGGCAGTTACACTGCTGCCCCCTGTTGGTGAAATCTGACTGGTCAGTTACACTGCTGCCCCCTGTTGGTGAGATCTGACTGGGCAGTTACACTGCTGCCCCCTGTTGGTGAGATCTGACTGGGCAGTTATACTGCTGCCCCCTGTTGGTGAGATCTGACTGGGCAGTTATACTGCTGTCCCCTGTTGGTGAAATCTGACTGGGCAGTTACACTGCTGCCCCCTGTTGGTGAGATCTGACTGGGCAGTTACACTGCTGCCCCCTGTTGGTGAGATCTGACTGGGCAGTTACACTGCTGCCCCCTGTTGGTGAAATCTGACTGGTCAGTTACACTGCTGCCCCCTGTTGGTGAGATCTGACTGGGCAGTTACACTGCTGCCCCCTGTTGGTGAGATCTGACTGGGCAGTTATACTGCTGCCCCCTGTTGGTGAGATCTGACTGGGCAGTTATACTGCTGCCCCCTGTTGGTGAGATATGACGGGTCAGTTACACTGCTGTCCCCTGTTGGTGAGATCTGACTGGGCAGTTACACTGCTGCCCCCTGTTGGTGAGATCTGACTGGGCAGTTAAAATGAAATCCCCCCCCCCGTGGTTGTACAGTACCTAATGAATCACATGGTGATAGTCTATGGTTGTTGTACTGCCTTCTGAATCACATGGTGATAGTCTATGGTTGTCCTGCCTTCTGAATCACATTGTGGTAGTCTATGGTTGTACTGCCTTCTGAATCACATGGTGATAGTCTATGGTTGTACTGCCTTCTGAATCACATGGGGATAGTCTATGGTTGTCCTGCCTTCTGAATCACATGGTGGTAGTCTATGGTTGTTGTACTGCCTTCTGAATCACATGGTGGTAGTCTATGGTTGTCCTGCCTTCTGAATCACATGGTGGTAGTCTATGGTTGTCCTGCCTTCTGATTCACATGGTGATAGTCTATGGTTGTACTGTCTTCTGAATCACATGGTGGTAGTCTATGGTTGTACTGCCTTCTGAATCACATGGTGGTAGTCTATGTCAAAGCTTGCTAATGAGAGCTTCCCTCCCCCATTTGGTTATTGCACGGTTGAAGTGCTGACGTTTGCATAAAGTTAggaatttttgggggggttgcaAGTTCTAGTCACCAAAGGTTAATGTCAAATGCGCTACAACCTGCCTCGGATTGAATCTCTGTCCTAATCTAAATCCTAGTCCCTACCTCCTGATTTAATCTCTGTCCTAATCTAAATCCTAGTCCCTACCTCCTGATTTAATCTCTGTCCTAATCTAAATCCTAGTCCCTACCTCCTGATTGAATCTCTGTCCTAATCTAAATCCTAGTCCCTACCTCCTGATTGAATCTCTGTCCTTATCTAAGTGCTAGTCCCTACGCCTTGATTGAATCTCTGTCCTAATCTAAGTGCTAGTCCCTACCTATTGAGCCATTACAGATCTGAAGGAAGTGGATCAGTGTAGATCAGGGATGGGTAACTGATGGGGGTGGGGCCACAAAAAaactgaactcatcatgagggacCTCAGTTGCTCTTAGGTCTGCCAACATCAATATATTATATGTTTTTAGTTAAATTCCTGCAATTCTGCATATTTTGCCATAGGGAGTAGATCAAATTTAAATTAGATAGCTGGTCGCTAGACTAATTTATTGATATGTAAAATTGTGCGACTAAGATCTCCTCGGCAAGAACGTCAAAATTAACAGAttactattttgaggaagtgaattCTGGCTACagggtctcaaaatggacaaacagtactattgacgCTTTTTTTCTCGTTTTTTCAAGCGAAAGTATTTTGGGGAAGTATGCAAGCACACTCGGACTAGCCGCCAGACGAACTAAAGCGTGCTGACGTCTTAAGGAATATAACAAAAATACTTATTTATGGCATCACCATTACACGTATATTGACCTgcccaaggctttcgactctgtcaatcaccacatcctcatcggcagactcgatagccttggtttctcaaatgattgcctcgcctggttcaccaactacttctctgatagagttcagtgtgtaaaatcggagggcctgttgtccgggcctctggcagtctccatgggggtgccacagggttcaattcttggaccgactctcttctctgtatacatcaatgatgtcgctcttgctgctggtgagtctctgatccacctctacgcagacgaccccattctgtatacttctggcccttctctggacactgtgttaacaaccctccagacgagcttcaatgccatacaactctccttccgtggcctccaattgctcttaaatacaagtaaaactaaatgcatgctcttcaaccgatcgctgcctgcacctgcccgcccgtccaacatcactactctggacggctctgacttagaatacgtggacaactacaaatacctaggtgtctggttagactgtaaactctccttccagactcacatcaaacatctccaatccaaagttaaatctagaattggcttcctatttcgcaagaaagcatccttcactcatgctgtcaaacataaaactgaccatcctaccgatccccgacttcggcgatgtcatttacaaaatagcctccaggaccctactcaataaattggatgcaatctatcacagtgccatccgttttgtcaccaaagccccatatactacccaccagtgcgacctgtaagctctcgttggctggccttcgcttcatactcgtcgccaaaccccctggctccaggtcatctacaagaccctgctaggtaaagtccccccttatctcagctcgctggtcaccatagcagcacccacctgtagcacgcgctccagcaggttcggtatatctctctggtcacccccaaagccaattcttcctttggctgcctcttcttccagttatctgctgccaatgactggaacgaactacaaaatctctgaaactggaaacacttatctccctcactagctttaagcaccagctgtcagagcagctcacagattactgcacctgtacataacccatctataatttagcccaaacaactacctctccccctactgtatttatttattttgctcatttgcaccccattatttctatctctactttgcacattccacttgctatattgtatttactttgccagcATGGCCTTTtttcccctttacctcccttatctcacctcatttgctcacattgcatatagacttatttttctactgtatgtttgttttactccatgtgtaactctgtgtcgttgtatgtgtcgaactgctttgctttgtcttggccaggtcgcaattgtaaatgagaacttgttctcaactggcctacctggttaaataaaggtgaaatatatatttttaaacacacacacactctcctctcctctcctctcctctcctctcctctcctctcctctcctctcctctcctctcctctcctctcctctcctctctctctctctctctctctctctcagatgtcTGGGACACCACCCCCAGTACGTTCTAGAAAGCCATCAGGTGTTAGAGTCATGCCCCATGATGGTCAACTTCCTTCCCATGGCTACACAAAGGTGttcaaaggtgtgtgtgtatgtgtgtgcactgtatgtgtatgtgtgcgtgcatgtgtgtgtgtgtgtgtgtgtgtgtatgtgtgtgcactgtatgtgtatgtgtgcgtgcatgtgtgtgtgtgtgtgtgtgtgtatgtgtgtgcactgtatgtgtatgtgtgcgtgcatgtgtatgtgtgcgtgcatgtgtgtgtgtgttgtttaaaCTGACATCTATGTTATATCTCTCGTCAGTGAATGGGGCCAGTAGTGAGCCAAAATACACATCTCGaggacatgcagagagagaggtggtatgtatctgtatttgtgtgttcatacagtatgtatgcaaatgtgtgtgtgcatgtgtgtgagtgtctttgtgtgtgtgtttgtgtgtctttgtgtgtgtgtgcatgtgtgcgtgtgtgtttgcgtgcttgtgtgtctttgtgtgtgtgtgtttgtgtgcatgtgtgtgtgtgtgtctgtgtgcgtgtgtgcatgtgcttgtgtgtctttgtgtgtgtgtctttgtgtgcgtgtgcatgtgcgtgtgtgtatgtgcgcgcgcttgtgtgcgtgcgtgtgtgtgcgtgtgtctttgtgtttgtgcgtgtgtgtgtgtgtgtctttgtgtgtgtgtgcatgtgcaggtgtgtgtgtgtgtgtctgtgattctttgtgtgtgtgtgcatggctgCTCTCACCAGACCAATGCATTGATGTGTCTGGTTAAGCTGGGATGTGTTCTTCCTTCAGGAGATCCTAAACCACTGTTTTGATGACGTGGAGCGCTTCATGGGACGCCTGCAGCAGGCTGCTGAGGCTCAGAGCATCCTCAACCAGACGAAGAGGAAGAGCAGAAAAAGCAAGAAGAAAGAGAAGcaggatggtgagagagagagagagagagggagagagagagagagagagagagagagagagagagagagaggagagagagggagagagagagagagagagagagagagagagaggagagagagggcaggagtgggagagagaggagagagagagagagagagagagagagagagagagagagagagagagagagagagagagaggggagagagagagagagagagagagagagagagagagagagagagagagagagagagagagagagagagaaagagagagagagttattaaAGGTGGTAAACAGCTGTCGGATGGGGCTGGAggaatgtaaccactctcacCTCTCAAAAATAGATGATACCAAAAATGAGACCAAAATAATAGTTTTAGCCATGTTTTttggctatacagtgtttgtttacaattgcattgtttacaaacattggaggtaaaaaatatatttcgggttctgatggggtatggctcatttataagttatattcttcaataatcaatgggcacatatcattaatttaaaaGTAAGAAAACTCATGTAGCAATCTCAGGACCCAATCAAGTCACAGCACAAACAGGATGCTCTTCAACACAGTGTAGAGGTATACTTACTGTAGCATTGTCTAGTGGAACTGTATAGTGTAGAGGTATTCTTAATGTAGCATTGTCTAGTGGAACTGTGCAGAGGCACCTCAAGAAGCGATGAACAGGAGGAAGGGTCTTGTAGGAGGAAGGGTCTAGGAGGAGGAAGGGTCTAGCAGGAGGAAGGGTCTAGCAGGAGGAAGGGTCTAGCAGGAGGAAGGGTCTAGCAGGAGGAAGGGTCTAGTGAAATGAATAAAGTTGTACATGCGTTCTGGGTACTATTGTTACATGTTATTTCATTGATGAATCCCCATCATAGTAGTtgattgttttgtgttttgtgtgcaGATGATTTGCTGACCCTGAAAGCCTGCCCTCCACCTGAGGAGGAGTTTGTTGACATTTTTCAGAAAGTCAAGTACTCCTTCTGTCTGCTGGTGAGCCCATGTAGTGGACTAACAGAGGCATTTGTTTCTGTCCATTGTCCCTCTCTGTCACACAAAATCAATCTTTCGTATGAAAGGCTAATTTCTTTCTAATTTTCTCACCTCAGTATACTCCGGGGTCTGGTGTAGTGCTAACCTTCTCGACTCTGGACAACACATGTCCCCTTGGAGACGGGGTTCCAGCATCCTTACATATTTTCTGCCCTCTGTCTATCTCCCAATATGTTCCTACATCTGTCTGCCCTCTGTCTATCTCCCAATATGTTCCTTCCTCTGTCTGCCCTCTGTCTATCTCCCAATATGTTCCTACATCTGTCTACCTTCTGCCTATCTCCCAATATGTTCCTACATCTGTCTGCCCTCTGTCTATCTCCCAATATGTTCCTACATCTGTCTGCCCTCTGTCTATCTCCCAATATGTTCCTACATCTGTCTACCCTCTGTCTATCTCCCAATATGTTCCTACATCTGTCTGCCCTCTGTCTATCTCCCAATATGTTCCTACATCTGTCTGCCCTCTGTCTATCTCCCAATATGTTCCTACATCTGTCTACCTTCTGCCTATCTCCCAATATGTTCCTACATCTGTCTGCCCTCTGTCTATCTCCCAATATGTTCCTACATCTGTCCTATCATGTAATAAAAATACAGATCTCTGTTTTCCCTTTAGAAAAAGAATCTCAGTCCTCTGTTTTACtatctgtagctcagttagtagagcattaGCATCGGCAGGCTTCCATTCCCAGGACCAGCCGTACATCAAATATATGCAGCGAGACTGTTAAGTTGCTTAGGAtaaatattatgattattatgattCCATTATTTTGCTTTCAGGACCGCCTGAAGTCGTCCATCACAGAGCCGTCTTCTGGGGAGCTGGTGCATCACGTCTTTATTCCCCTGGGCCTGGTATGTATTTactagactggtcccagatctgttcacTGGGCCTGGTATGTATTTACTAGACTGGTCCCAGACCTGTCCACTGGGCCTGGTAGGTATTTACTAGACTGATCCCAGACCTGTCCACTGGGCCTGGTAGGTATTTactagactggtcccagatctgtccaCTGGGCCTGGTATGTATttactagcctgatcccagaccTGTCCACTGGGCCTGGTAGGTATTTACTAGACTGATCCCAGACCTGTCCACTAGGCCTGGTAGGTATTTACTAGACTGATCCCAGACCTGTCCACAGGTCCCAGACCTGTCCACTGGGCCTGGTATGTATttactagcctgatcccagatctgtccACTGGGCCTGGTATGTATttactagcctgatcccagatctgtccACTGGGCCTGGTATGTATttactagcctgatcccagatctgtccACTGGGCCTGGTATGTATTTAATAGACTGATCCCAGACCTGTCCACTGGGCCTGGTAGGTATTTACTAGACTGATCCCAGACCTGTCCACTGGGCCTGGTAGGTATTTACTAGACTGATCCCAGACCTGTGCACAGGTCCCAGACCTGTCCACTGGGCCTGGTATGTATTTACTAGCCTGATCACAGACCTGTCCACAAGGCCTGGCAGGTAtttactagcctggtcccagatctgtccaCTGGTCTTGGTAGGTATTTACtggcctgatcccagatctgtgtgtTCTGTAGTGGCCAACTCCATTGGTTGCTGACAATGCTGTACCAAcatacctgggaccaggctagatgtTCACTCCTTATCAGCACAGCCACAGGATACCTAACCAGCAATGCTATCTGTGAAGTGTGCATGTGCAATAACTCCATCCAcccttgcactccttctaaacaacgcaCATTTTAGAAACTTTGGCAAACGGTAatgtctacaaaacttagtccactctgttcgtaacaaattatagttttgggaacagaaaactttatagagatcaaatgtttcagcaatgagaaaattagcagaatgtcggccaaaatcaaTGAGCTTCCTCTCAtgaccatatttggtagtgagtggaaacgccaatcGGATGCTTCACATTCACCTGTTGAAATATCTGgttcattgttctatctgtggtgatactgtatgattatctgtctgtctgtctatctgtctctgtgtcacAGGTGGACATCAGTGTTAAGTCTGATATcgatccatgtctctctctcgctctctggtttCAGATGGTGAAGACTACTGACGGGCCAGAGATGGGGGCGACTGTGGTCAGTCCAGCCTTGACCAGTGGTGCTGTGTCTCTACTGCAGAAACACCTGACCGATGAAGAGAAGGAGCTTTGGATCTCCCTAGGGCCTAACTGGACCTTACATTGGTAATATAATCATATATGCTATTTAGCAGATGCATTTATCTAAACCGACTTACTGTCATTTATGCATCATACATAtaggtggtcccgggaatcaaacccactatactggtgttacaagcaccatgctctaccaactgaactataggtgaaactggtgtgtgtgtgtgtgtgtgtgtgtgtgtgtgtgtgtgtgtgtgtgtgtgtgtgtgtgtgtgtgtgtgtgtgtgtactgctatGATGTCTGTGCTTATTGATGTACAGATGCCGTATCTTAATTTGAGCCTGATTCACAAAGCAGGAAAAtattcctgcagcaacaggaaatgtttgTTGTTGTGTGGATTATAGTTAGACATTTTTTGCAGGGTGCaagtaagacatttaaaatggaaaatacaaactttagaagcctttttaacccTTGAATACAGTACATGTTTGCATTTCCTGTTGAGCACGAAaattcctgcaacaacaggattATCAAATTAAGATACGGCATCTGTATGATTGTGTGTAGTTCATATGCACATTGTCATCCATAGACAAGGCCCAAGACACGTCCTGACCTTTGGCCTCTTTCTCTCCCAGCTCCCAGCTTGTTGAGTCTGTTCCTCCATACTCACCTGTCTTTCTGGATGGATGGCAGCCTGAGGCCTTTGACCCAGAAGGTCAACTTTGGGAGGACCCAATCAAGTCACAGCACAAACAGGACGCTCTTCAATACAGTGTAGAGGTATACTTACTGTAGCATTGTCTAGTGGAACTGTACAGTGTAGAGGTGTACTTACTGTAGAATTGGCTAGTGGAACTGTACAGTGGAGAGGTATACTTACTGTAGTATTGTCTAGTGGAACTGTACAGTGTAGAGGTGTACTTACTGTAGCATTGTCTAGTGGAACTGTACAGTGTAGAGGTCTACTTACTGTAGTATTGTCTAGTGGAACTGTACAGTGTAGAGGTATACTTACTGTAGCATTGTCTAGTGGAACTGTACAGTGGAGAGGTATACTTACTGTAGCATTGGCTAGTGGAACTGTACAGTGTAGAGGTATACTTACTGTAGCATTGTCTATTGGAACTGTACAGTGTAGAGGTGTACTTACTGTAGCATTGTCTAGTGGAACTGTACAGTGTAGAGGTATACTTACTGTAGCATTGTCTAGTGGAACTGTACAGTGTAGAGGTGTACTTACTGTAGCATTGTCTAGTGGAACTGTACAGTGTAGAGGTATACTTTCTGTAGCATTGTCTAGTGGAACTGTACAGTGTAGAGGTATACTTACTGTAGCATTGTCTAGTGGAACTGTACAGTGTAGAGGTATCGTATTTAGATTGTAATTGATTAGATGTAATTATGTCATCATTCCTTCTTATTCCTTCCCTAATTTAGGACCCTCCTGACCAGGCTGAGGAAGGACCCAGCTCAGTCCAGCACACTGATGAATCGTACGTTTCTGACTTCCCCAATAACTGCTGTAAAGCTTTTTGTTTACTGATTCACACAGTTCACGAGAAACACAGTTTCACCACTGATTATGGCACCTTTCACCTTTCACTAAGTTTTATGATAGAGTGCTTGGATCCAATAACTTCCTGTGTCCATAAAACAGAGGGGGTGTTTTAAAAAAACAGTTATTACTTTCCTACTATTTATATAtttcatatataatatataacattattaataATACATCATTAATATAGTAA
This sequence is a window from Oncorhynchus mykiss isolate Arlee chromosome 13, USDA_OmykA_1.1, whole genome shotgun sequence. Protein-coding genes within it:
- the LOC110487476 gene encoding epidermal growth factor receptor kinase substrate 8-like protein 1; amino-acid sequence: MSGTPPPVRSRKPSGVRVMPHDGQLPSHGYTKVFKVNGASSEPKYTSRGHAEREVEILNHCFDDVERFMGRLQQAAEAQSILNQTKRKSRKSKKKEKQDDDLLTLKACPPPEEEFVDIFQKVKYSFCLLDRLKSSITEPSSGELVHHVFIPLGLMVKTTDGPEMGATVVSPALTSGAVSLLQKHLTDEEKELWISLGPNWTLHCSQLVESVPPYSPVFLDGWQPEAFDPEGQLWEDPIKSQHKQDALQYSVEDPPDQAEEGPSSVQHTDESDGSELPPEGERMFSCSYGFVARNSSELSVLQGETLEVIESSNRWWKCRNNFDQIGFVPFNILEPLSALNNNHRDSPVALRQSKKVPFAPARHFSYTPSSREGANLPAVPRRPHSMSPSTMTGGDRDKGFMVNDELLQRLANGRAGSIRPLVIPRTTDTSAPLDYHSPPAEVEGWLRGKGFTEPTVTLLGRLTGAELFALSKEDLRMFSPEEGARVYSQMMVQKALLEDVRKSTELETMMEKQKQKADFQLESRRL